The following proteins come from a genomic window of Megalobrama amblycephala isolate DHTTF-2021 linkage group LG1, ASM1881202v1, whole genome shotgun sequence:
- the LOC125268330 gene encoding uncharacterized protein LOC125268330 isoform X2, with translation MSMSDSEIQENLMVLDNLVDHQELKYELQSLDDFLGELQEEEAAAAPAKMPEPRQPRVHWRKRDVHGNIVYARPRSSRHQSKKADHIQNIDPPFNAPDTNCEVAFAPETVECFLQDLQHSLSDSSGDEASPLGTPRDPLLASSNWSIRQSLFSERWRAERPRLVNTAAAKESVATHICQQCRSSPAVIRCCDCRPRPFFCAECDISMHTRHVLHNRDAMTAGFFQPLPPTTVVVDKALSQCVRLVPVEMPEKICGCSPESLRVSPGKTVAVVTMNGRYDLSMPELFCEACQATWTAAVADLNGSDYWPATLQFATMYTTDIFFSFEEMKMVAPGLSCQAFLRMLDQRTVRFGRTGKISADSFQKSFFEWEAVRFEVDSICKEEPFICPACTPNMLAVSVDGNRKHYRFKNAARSEEQAIFEGIFIAKDEDVTRFVDHIHSTTKHVGGRGVCGGEWSAARETSQRSASKVDEEGLELAVCRHGVLLCALNMYRGEIFAYPLYLQEKLASRQVTFFCMDVTCKYWPYLQRVAKSCPELQHLLNMRPFLSVFHAKAHDFKCEVKWSGAYQDGAGLTLGEEVEQCNAFLSRIAVTTKHMSKAGRTDMLTLMAMRWNQQKFRNLAVSLSRRYQKTRKALQSQLRNLESMKAQLAVTESQLEDWVSDVKEWADATVTTTNDADGLASRIEVLVASIKRRSQRLYKDTDGNKGRARIRRKIREEKGILTSVVEKYNRMVPSTESLCMETILSGETAWPWQLPHNDSVDLRTKRRAFDIIMSVRRLEEELKILVAEMDHHWKSLSTRADNLRELSRMFASETMRNSPCGLSEEGLKGLQSIILRKQHKVREMKVQARDCYLQVLSGEGNINFLYSASADEYDSDCEMSDDGL, from the exons ATGTCCATGAGTGATTCAGAAATCCAAGAAAATCTAATGGTCTTGGATAACTTGGTTGATCATCAAGAACTGAAGTATGAGCTCCAAAGTCTTGATGACTTTCTTGGTGAGCTGCAAGAAGAGGAGGCGGCAGCAGCACCAGCAAAGATGCCTGAGCCAAGGCAACCAAGGGTGCACTGGAGAAAAAGAGACGTGCATGGAAATATTGTCTATGCAAGGCCAAGATCAAGCAGGCATCAGTCAAAAAAGG CTGATCACATTCAGAACATTGATCCTCCCTTCAATGCTCCTGACACTAACTGTGAGGTGgcctttgctccagagactgtTG AGTGTTTTCTACAAGATCTCCAGCACTCACTGAGCGATTCCTCAGGTGATGAGGCATCACCTCTTGGAACCCCAAGAGATCCTCTTCTGGCATCCTCGAACTGGAGCATACGTCAGAGTCTCTTTTCAGAGAGGTGGAGGGCAGAGAGACCCCGTCTGGTAAACACGGCTGCAGCAAAAGAAAGTGTGGCAACACACATCTGCCAACAGTGTAGGAGCAGTCCAGCAGTTATCCGGTGTTGTGACTGTCGACCACGCCCCTTCTTCTGTGCTGAATGTGACATCAGCATGCACACCAGACATGTCCTCCACAATAGAGATGCCATGACTGCTGGATTCTTCCAGCCATTGCCTCCAACAACTGTTGTGGTGGATAAGGCTCTTTCCCAATGTG TGCGGCTTGTACCTGTGGAAATGCCTGAAAAAATCTGTGGTTGTTCACCAGAGTCATTGAGGGTCAGTCCAGGAAAGACTGTTGCTGTGGTCACAATGAATG GACGATATGATCTAAGCATGCCCGAGTTATTTTGTGAGGCATGCCAAGCCACTTGGACTGCTGCAGTGGCCGACCTAAACGGCAGTGACTACTGGCCGGCAACCCTTCAGTTTGCCACAATGTATACTACCGATATATTTTTCTCATTTGAGGAAATGAAGATGGTGGCACCAGGACTGTCCTGCCAAGCATTTTTAAGAATGCTGGATCAGCGAACTGTTCGCTTTGGTCGT acTGGCAAGATCTCTGCAGACAGTTTTCAGAAGAGTTTTTTTGAGTGGGAGGCTGTACGATTTGAGGTGGACAGTATATGCAAGGAAGAGCCCTTCATCTGCCCTGCATGCACCCCAAATATGCTCGCCGTTTCCGTAGATGGAAACCGCAAGCACTACCGTTTTAAGAATGCTGCTAG atcTGAGGAACAGGCCATCTTTGAAGGCATCTTTATAGCCAAGGATGAAGATGTTACGAGATTTGTGGACCACATTCACAGCACAACCAAACAT GTCGGTGGGAGAGGTGTTTGTGGAGGCGAGTGGTCAGCAGCCAGAGAGACCTCCCAAAGATCTGCCAGCAAGGTAGACGAAGAGGGATTGGAGCTTGCGGTTTGTCGACACGGAGTGCTGCTCTGTGCTTTAAATATGTACAGGGGTGAAATTTTTGCCTATCCCCTGTACCTTCAAGAAAAGCTGGCCAGTAGGCAAGTCACTTTTTTTTGTATGGATGTGACCTGCAAATATTGGCCCTACCTGCAAAGAGTTGCAAAAAGCTGCCCAGAGCTCCAGCACCTCCTGAACATGAGGCCATTCCTTTCGGTATTTCATGCCAAAGcacatgattttaaatgcgaG GTGAAATGGAGTGGGGCGTATCAGGATGGGGCTGGACTAACACTAGGGGAGGAGGTGGAACAGTGCAATGCCTTCCTCTCTAGGATTGCAGTGACGACAAAACATATGTCAAAAGCAG GACGCACAGACATGCTGACTCTCATGGCCATGCGCTGGAATCAGCAAAAGTTCAGAAATTTGGCAGTTTCACTGTCTCGCCGATATCAGAAG ACCAGAAAAGCTCTGCAAAGCCAGTTACGAAACCTAGAGTCCATGAAAGCCCAATTGGCAGTGACAGAGAGCCAATTGGAAGACTGGGTCAGTGATGTAAAGGAGTGGGCAGATG CAACAGTAACAACCACAAATGATGCTGATGGCTTGGCCAGCAGAATTGAGGTCCTGGTAGCGAGTATCAAGAGACGTTCCCAGCGTCTCTATAAAGATACCGATGGGAACAAAGGTCGTGCCAGAATCCGCCGCAAGATCAGGGAGGAGAAGGGGATCCTGACATCTGTTGTGGAGAAATACAACAGAATGGTTCCGAGCACAGAAAGTCTTTGCATGGAAACCATTCTGTCTGGTGAAACAGCTTGGCCATGGCAGCTACCACACAATG actctgtcgaTCTAAGGACAAAAAGAAGAGCGTTTGACATCATCATGTCAGTAAGAAGACTTGAGGAAGAGCTGAAGATTCTTGTGGCAGAGATGGACCACCACTGGAAATCTCTTTCAACTCGTGCTGATAACCTCAGAGAGCTGTCCCGCATGTTTGCCAGTGAGACAATGAGAA ATTCACCATGTGGCCTAAGTGAAGAGGGTTTGAAAGGTCTGCAGAGCATCATCCTCAGAAAGCAACATAAAGTCAGAGAAATGAAGGTGCAAGCAAGAGACTGTTACCTGCAAGTTTTGTCTGGAGAAGGCAACATCAACTTTTTGTACAGTGCTTCAGCTGATGAGTACGACAGTGACTGTGAAATGTCTGATGACGGACTGTAA
- the LOC125268330 gene encoding uncharacterized protein LOC125268330 isoform X1, with amino-acid sequence MSMSDSEIQENLMVLDNLVDHQELKYELQSLDDFLGELQEEEAAAAPAKMPEPRQPRVHWRKRDVHGNIVYARPRSSRHQSKKADHIQNIDPPFNAPDTNCEVAFAPETVECFLQDLQHSLSDSSGDEASPLGTPRDPLLASSNWSIRQSLFSERWRAERPRLVNTAAAKESVATHICQQCRSSPAVIRCCDCRPRPFFCAECDISMHTRHVLHNRDAMTAGFFQPLPPTTVVVDKALSQCVRLVPVEMPEKICGCSPESLRVSPGKTVAVVTMNGRYDLSMPELFCEACQATWTAAVADLNGSDYWPATLQFATMYTTDIFFSFEEMKMVAPGLSCQAFLRMLDQRTVRFGRTGKISADSFQKSFFEWEAVRFEVDSICKEEPFICPACTPNMLAVSVDGNRKHYRFKNAARSEEQAIFEGIFIAKDEDVTRFVDHIHSTTKHVGGRGVCGGEWSAARETSQRSASKVDEEGLELAVCRHGVLLCALNMYRGEIFAYPLYLQEKLASRQVTFFCMDVTCKYWPYLQRVAKSCPELQHLLNMRPFLSVFHAKAHDFKCEVKWSGAYQDGAGLTLGEEVEQCNAFLSRIAVTTKHMSKAGRTDMLTLMAMRWNQQKFRNLAVSLSRRYQKTRKALQSQLRNLESMKAQLAVTESQLEDWVSDVKEWADAATVTTTNDADGLASRIEVLVASIKRRSQRLYKDTDGNKGRARIRRKIREEKGILTSVVEKYNRMVPSTESLCMETILSGETAWPWQLPHNDSVDLRTKRRAFDIIMSVRRLEEELKILVAEMDHHWKSLSTRADNLRELSRMFASETMRNSPCGLSEEGLKGLQSIILRKQHKVREMKVQARDCYLQVLSGEGNINFLYSASADEYDSDCEMSDDGL; translated from the exons ATGTCCATGAGTGATTCAGAAATCCAAGAAAATCTAATGGTCTTGGATAACTTGGTTGATCATCAAGAACTGAAGTATGAGCTCCAAAGTCTTGATGACTTTCTTGGTGAGCTGCAAGAAGAGGAGGCGGCAGCAGCACCAGCAAAGATGCCTGAGCCAAGGCAACCAAGGGTGCACTGGAGAAAAAGAGACGTGCATGGAAATATTGTCTATGCAAGGCCAAGATCAAGCAGGCATCAGTCAAAAAAGG CTGATCACATTCAGAACATTGATCCTCCCTTCAATGCTCCTGACACTAACTGTGAGGTGgcctttgctccagagactgtTG AGTGTTTTCTACAAGATCTCCAGCACTCACTGAGCGATTCCTCAGGTGATGAGGCATCACCTCTTGGAACCCCAAGAGATCCTCTTCTGGCATCCTCGAACTGGAGCATACGTCAGAGTCTCTTTTCAGAGAGGTGGAGGGCAGAGAGACCCCGTCTGGTAAACACGGCTGCAGCAAAAGAAAGTGTGGCAACACACATCTGCCAACAGTGTAGGAGCAGTCCAGCAGTTATCCGGTGTTGTGACTGTCGACCACGCCCCTTCTTCTGTGCTGAATGTGACATCAGCATGCACACCAGACATGTCCTCCACAATAGAGATGCCATGACTGCTGGATTCTTCCAGCCATTGCCTCCAACAACTGTTGTGGTGGATAAGGCTCTTTCCCAATGTG TGCGGCTTGTACCTGTGGAAATGCCTGAAAAAATCTGTGGTTGTTCACCAGAGTCATTGAGGGTCAGTCCAGGAAAGACTGTTGCTGTGGTCACAATGAATG GACGATATGATCTAAGCATGCCCGAGTTATTTTGTGAGGCATGCCAAGCCACTTGGACTGCTGCAGTGGCCGACCTAAACGGCAGTGACTACTGGCCGGCAACCCTTCAGTTTGCCACAATGTATACTACCGATATATTTTTCTCATTTGAGGAAATGAAGATGGTGGCACCAGGACTGTCCTGCCAAGCATTTTTAAGAATGCTGGATCAGCGAACTGTTCGCTTTGGTCGT acTGGCAAGATCTCTGCAGACAGTTTTCAGAAGAGTTTTTTTGAGTGGGAGGCTGTACGATTTGAGGTGGACAGTATATGCAAGGAAGAGCCCTTCATCTGCCCTGCATGCACCCCAAATATGCTCGCCGTTTCCGTAGATGGAAACCGCAAGCACTACCGTTTTAAGAATGCTGCTAG atcTGAGGAACAGGCCATCTTTGAAGGCATCTTTATAGCCAAGGATGAAGATGTTACGAGATTTGTGGACCACATTCACAGCACAACCAAACAT GTCGGTGGGAGAGGTGTTTGTGGAGGCGAGTGGTCAGCAGCCAGAGAGACCTCCCAAAGATCTGCCAGCAAGGTAGACGAAGAGGGATTGGAGCTTGCGGTTTGTCGACACGGAGTGCTGCTCTGTGCTTTAAATATGTACAGGGGTGAAATTTTTGCCTATCCCCTGTACCTTCAAGAAAAGCTGGCCAGTAGGCAAGTCACTTTTTTTTGTATGGATGTGACCTGCAAATATTGGCCCTACCTGCAAAGAGTTGCAAAAAGCTGCCCAGAGCTCCAGCACCTCCTGAACATGAGGCCATTCCTTTCGGTATTTCATGCCAAAGcacatgattttaaatgcgaG GTGAAATGGAGTGGGGCGTATCAGGATGGGGCTGGACTAACACTAGGGGAGGAGGTGGAACAGTGCAATGCCTTCCTCTCTAGGATTGCAGTGACGACAAAACATATGTCAAAAGCAG GACGCACAGACATGCTGACTCTCATGGCCATGCGCTGGAATCAGCAAAAGTTCAGAAATTTGGCAGTTTCACTGTCTCGCCGATATCAGAAG ACCAGAAAAGCTCTGCAAAGCCAGTTACGAAACCTAGAGTCCATGAAAGCCCAATTGGCAGTGACAGAGAGCCAATTGGAAGACTGGGTCAGTGATGTAAAGGAGTGGGCAGATG CAGCAACAGTAACAACCACAAATGATGCTGATGGCTTGGCCAGCAGAATTGAGGTCCTGGTAGCGAGTATCAAGAGACGTTCCCAGCGTCTCTATAAAGATACCGATGGGAACAAAGGTCGTGCCAGAATCCGCCGCAAGATCAGGGAGGAGAAGGGGATCCTGACATCTGTTGTGGAGAAATACAACAGAATGGTTCCGAGCACAGAAAGTCTTTGCATGGAAACCATTCTGTCTGGTGAAACAGCTTGGCCATGGCAGCTACCACACAATG actctgtcgaTCTAAGGACAAAAAGAAGAGCGTTTGACATCATCATGTCAGTAAGAAGACTTGAGGAAGAGCTGAAGATTCTTGTGGCAGAGATGGACCACCACTGGAAATCTCTTTCAACTCGTGCTGATAACCTCAGAGAGCTGTCCCGCATGTTTGCCAGTGAGACAATGAGAA ATTCACCATGTGGCCTAAGTGAAGAGGGTTTGAAAGGTCTGCAGAGCATCATCCTCAGAAAGCAACATAAAGTCAGAGAAATGAAGGTGCAAGCAAGAGACTGTTACCTGCAAGTTTTGTCTGGAGAAGGCAACATCAACTTTTTGTACAGTGCTTCAGCTGATGAGTACGACAGTGACTGTGAAATGTCTGATGACGGACTGTAA